In the genome of Streptomyces aquilus, the window GCATGGCGCGGACCGCTTCGCGCACTCGCCTGCCCAACGCCTCGCTCTCGGCCTCGAGTTCCGCGAAAAATCCCTCGTCCGCGTGGTTTGAGGCCTCCAGGTACCGGCGAAGGCGCAGGATCGGGTCCTTGGCCTCCCAGGACTGGCGCTCCTCGTCACCGCGGTAGCGGGTCGGGTCGTCGGAGGTGGTGTGGGCGCCCATCCGGTAGGTGAACGCCTCGACCAGGGTGGGGCCCTCGCCGGCCCGGGCGCGCTCCAGCGCCCACTTCGTCACCGCGAGGCAGGCCAGCACGTCGTTGCCGTCGACGCGGACGCCCGGGAAGCCGAAGCCCTGGGCGCGCTGGTAGAGGGGGACGCGGGTCTGCTTCTCGGTCGGCTCGGAGATCGCCCACTGGTTGTTCTGGCAGAAGAACACCACCGGCGCGTTGTAGACCGCGGAGAAGGTGAACGACTCGGCCACGTCGCCCTGGCTGGAGGCACCGTCGCCGAAGTAGGCGATGACCGCGCTGTCCGCGCCGTCCTTGGTGATGCCCATCGCGTAGCCGGTGGCGTGCAGCGTCTGGGAGCCGATGACGATCGTGTAGAGCTGGAAGTTGTTGCTGTTGGGGTCCCAGCCGCCGTTGTTCACGCCGCGGAACATGCCCAGCAGGTTCTCCGGCGGGACGCCGCGGCACCAGGCGACGCCGTGCTCGCGGTAGGTCGGGAAGACGTAGTCGTCCTCGCGGGTGGCCCGGCCCGAGCCGATCTGGGCGGCTTCCTGGCCGAGCAGCGACGCCCACAGCCCCAGCTCGCCCTGGCGTTGCAGGGAGGTGGCCTCGGCGTCGAAACGGCGGGTGAGCACCATGTCGCGGTACAGACCGCGCAGCTCATCGGGGGTGATGCCGGCGACGTACTTGTCGTATGCGGCGTTCTTGACGCGCTCGCCCTCGGGCGTCAGCAGCTGAACCAGCTCGGGCTCGGTGCTCGGGGACTTTTTCGTCCCGGCGCTGCGTCGCGGCTTGCGCGCGGCAGTGCTCTCCACGGTCACGTGTGCTCCTCCGTCGGTCCGGCATCCGGGTTCGCCGGGTGCCAGTGCGGCTCACCTGAGCCCTGCCGACGCACGGGGTGGGTGCGGACCGGTCGGGATCAGGCGTGACAAGGTGCCCCGGCGAGCGCCCTGCAAAAGGCACGTTACCCAGTGCTGCACAATTCTGTGAAACCCCTCCTGACCTGCGATTTTGCTTGGATTTCCAAGTATTCCGATGCTTGGATTTCCTAGTAGGTCGCGCAATCGGGAACAGCCGCTGGTCACAGCCTTGCAGGAGGCCGGAGCAACGGCACGTTATCCCGGCTACCCAGGTCACCGGAAGACTTTCTGTGTTTGACTTGCCGCGTGCGCGAGAACGGAAAAATCACCGTATTTCTACTCGACGACCATGAGGTAGTCCGTCGGGGCGTCCATGAGCTGCTCTCGGTCGAGGACGACATCGAGGTGGTGGGCGAGGCCGGCACGGCGGCCGACGCGCTGGTGCGGATCCCGGCCACCCGGCCCGACGTCGCGGTCCTCGACGTACGGCTGCCGGACGGCAGCGGCGTGGAGGTCTGCCGGGAGATCCGGTCGCGGGACGAGGATGTCAAGTGCCTCATGCTGACCTCCTTCGCCGACGACGAGGCCCTCTTCGACGCGATCATGGCGGGCGCCGCCGGATACGTCCTGAAGGCCATCCGTGGCAACGAGCTGCTGTCGGCGGTACGGGACGTCGCGGCCGGCAAGTCCCTGCTCGACCCGGTGGCCACCGCGCGCGTGCTGGAGCGGCTGCGGGACGGCGGCACTGCCAAGGGCGACGACCGGCTCGCGCACCTCACCGACCAGGAACGCAAGATCCTCGATCTGATCGGGGAGGGGCTCACCAACAGGGTGATCGGTGAGCGGCTGCACCTGGCCGAGAAGACGATCAAGAATTACGTGTCAAGTCTGCTGTCCAAGCTCGGGATGGAGCGACGCTCGCAGGCGGCGGCGTACGTGGCGCGCATGCAGGCGGAGCGGCAGCGGCATTGAGGACCAAAGACCTCTGCCCTCCGGGGCGCCGAGGTCCGACATTGGTTACATGCCCTCCGACGAACAGCTCTCCGACGAACAGCTCTCCGACGATCAGCTCTCTGACGATCAGCTCGCCGTCGACCTGCTCGCCCGCACCGACTACGGCCGGGTGGCCACCAGCATGCGCGCGCTGCCCTTCCTCGCCTTCGCCCGGCACATCGTGGCCGACGGCCGGGTCCTGCTGCGGCTGCCGGGGAACGTCGGCTACCACCGGGCATGCGTCGGCCATGTCGTCGCCTACGGCGCGGACAACCTGAGTTCGGCCCGGCCGGGCGAGGGGCTCTGGTCGGTGCAGGTGGTCGGCGCGTGCACGCGGCACGAGCCGACGCCCGCCGAACTCGAACGGTTCGGCCCCGGGCCCCGCGTCGTCGACGGCGAGCCGTACGAACCCGTCTATCTGCGCGTCGAGCCGCAGTTCGGGACGGTGCACTCCACCGACGGCGCCCTGGAAAGTCACTTCGCACACCTGCCGTGATCGAATGCGACTGTCTGTGACAACGCCCAGCTCACGGCCCCGTCGCGTGCCCTAGCATCTGGCGCGTGCCGCGCCCTTGTGTACCACCCCTCATGCCCCACGCGCCCCCGCTGAGCGCCCTGTTGAGCCAGTACGCCGCCGGCTCCGCCGTCGCCTGCGAACCCGTCGAACAAGGGCTGCTGAACCGCGGCTACCGGCTCCGCACGACCCGCGGCCGCTACTTCCTCAAGCACCACTTCGACCCCGACACCGCCGACCCGGCCGCCATCGAGCGCCGGCACCGCGCCACCCAGCGCCTGGCCGACCTCGGCGTCCCCGTGGCCCCTCCGCTGGCCGGCCGCGACGGCCGTACGGTCGCGGTCGTCGGCGGCCACGCCTACGCCCTGCACCCCTGGATCGAGGGCAGGCACCGCCACGGTGGGCAGCTCACCCCGGAGCAGTGCGCACGGCTCGGGGCGCTGCTGGGGGCCGTGCACGCCGCCCTGGAGCGGGTCATGCCGCCCAAGGGGCGCACCCGCCCCGCCACGAGCCCCCACCCCGTCCGCAGCGCCGACCCCACCGCCACCTTCGCCCTCATCGACGAGCTCCTCACGCGCGTGCGCCGCCACCGCCCCGCCGACTCCTTCGACGAGCTGGCCCGCCACCGCCTCCTGGAGCGCCGCGCCCTGCTGGAGCAGCACGCGCACCGGCGGCCGCCGAACGGGGCCCGCGTGGGCTGGGTGCACGGCGACTTCCACCCGTTCAACCTGCTCTACCAGGGGGACGCCCCCGCCGCGATCGTCGACTGGGACCGGCTCGGCGTGCAGCCCCGCGCGGAGGAGGCCGTACGCGCCGCCGCGATCTTCTTCGTACGGCCCGCGGGGGCGCTCGACCTGCCGAAGGTGCGGGCGTACGCGCGCGCGTACCGGCGCGCGGCCGGGGCCACGCCCTCGGAGCTGGCGGCGGCCGTGCACCGGGTGTGGTGGGAGCGGCTCAACGACTTCTGGATGCTGCGCTGGCACTACGAGCGCGGCGACACCCGCGCGGACCCCCAGTTCCCGGCCGCGTCGGCGCTGGCGGTGTGGTGGACGCGGGAGTACGAGACGGTGTGCGACGCGTTCGCGGGATGAGGACCACGGGGCACGGGGCACGGGGGCCACGGGGCTCGGGAAGCAGAACGCGCGCGTACGGTCCGTTTCCGGTCCGCACGCGCGCGTGGAGGTCAGGTCGCAGGTCCCCTGCCGAGGTCACAGGCCCCCGTCGAGGTCACAGTCCCCCGGTCGGCAGGCCCGGCCTTCAAGTGCCGTCGGGGTTGCCCGTGTCGCCACCGCTCGTGTCCGTGGGCTCCGCCGTGTCGGTCGGCTCGGCGGTGTCCGTCGGCTCGTCCGTCGGCTCCTCGGTCGTCGGCTCGCCCGTGGGTTCCGTCGCCGTCTCCGAAGGCGTCTGCGAGGGCGTGTACGAGGGCTGCGACGACGGGGTCCAGGAGGTGCCGCCGTTGCTCGTGCCGTCGTCGGTCTGCTCCTCGGTGGGCTCGTCCGTCGGCTCGTCGCTCGGCGACTCGCTGGCCGTCTCGTCGTCCTTGGTCTGCGAGGTGGTCGGCGACTGCGTGGTGCCGCCCCCGCCGCCGTTCCCGCCGCCGCCGTTCAGCGCCAGTGCGACGCCGGCCGCGATGGCGATCACCGCGAGGACGGCGAGGATCCACAGCTTGCCGCGGCCGCTGCCCCGGTTGCCGTGCCCCTCGAAGCCGCCGTCGTCCCCGCCGCCGTAGCCCTGGTGGGGCAGGATCGGCTGCGGGATCTGGGTGGTACCGGAGGCGCCGGCGTCCGGGTGCCCCATGACCGTGGTGTTCGCGAAACCCGCGGCCGGGGTGTGCCGGCCCTCGTGCATCGCGACCGGCCCGGTGTTCCAGGTGCCGGTGTGGCCGCCCTGCTCGTAGAGCATCTGCAGCGCGTACTGGACGAGCCCGCGCATCTCCTCGGCCGTCTGGAACCGGTCGTCCGGCTCCTTGGCGAGCGAGCGCATGACCAGGCCGTCGAGCTCCGGAGGCGTGGCGTCGGAGACCTCGGAGGGCGGCGTCGGGATGTCCTGGACGTGCTGGTAGACGACGGACAGCGGAGTCTCACCCGTGAACGGCGGGCGCAGGGCCAGGAGTTCGTAGAGCAGACAGCCCGTCGCGTACAGGTCGGAGCGGTGGTCGACGGCCTTGCCGAGGGCCTGTTCCGGCGACAGGTACTGGGGCGTGCCCATGACCATGCCGGTCTGCGTCATCGTCGACTGCGCGCCGTGCAGGGCGCGGGCGATGCCGAAGTCCATCACCTTGACGGCGCCGTTGTGGGTGATGATGACGTTGGCCGGCTTGATGTCGCGGTGCACGATGCCGTGCTGGTGCGAGTAGGCCAGCGCCTCCAGGACACCGGAGACGATGATCAGGGCCTGCTCCGGGCCCGGCGCCTCGGCGTTGATCAGCAGATCGCGGATCGTCCGCCCCTCGACGATCTCCATGACGATGTACGGAACGGACTGGCCGTTCACATGGTCCTCGCCGGAGTCGTACACGGCGACGATCGCGTGGTGGTTGAGACCGGCGACCGACTGGGCCTCGCGCGTGAAGCGGGCCTTGGAGACCGGGTCCTCGGCGAGGTCGGCGCGCAGCAGCTTGACCGCGACGGTGCGGCCCAGCCGTACGTCCTCGGCGGCGAACACCTCGGCCATGCCGCCGCGGCCGAGTCTGTGTGTCAGTCGATATCGGCCGTCGCCGACCAGTCCG includes:
- a CDS encoding pyridoxamine 5'-phosphate oxidase family protein, translated to MPSDEQLSDEQLSDDQLSDDQLAVDLLARTDYGRVATSMRALPFLAFARHIVADGRVLLRLPGNVGYHRACVGHVVAYGADNLSSARPGEGLWSVQVVGACTRHEPTPAELERFGPGPRVVDGEPYEPVYLRVEPQFGTVHSTDGALESHFAHLP
- a CDS encoding protein kinase domain-containing protein, whose translation is MAQQQRAQGPSDPEATGGGMSDAPELWGNGGLVGDGRYRLTHRLGRGGMAEVFAAEDVRLGRTVAVKLLRADLAEDPVSKARFTREAQSVAGLNHHAIVAVYDSGEDHVNGQSVPYIVMEIVEGRTIRDLLINAEAPGPEQALIIVSGVLEALAYSHQHGIVHRDIKPANVIITHNGAVKVMDFGIARALHGAQSTMTQTGMVMGTPQYLSPEQALGKAVDHRSDLYATGCLLYELLALRPPFTGETPLSVVYQHVQDIPTPPSEVSDATPPELDGLVMRSLAKEPDDRFQTAEEMRGLVQYALQMLYEQGGHTGTWNTGPVAMHEGRHTPAAGFANTTVMGHPDAGASGTTQIPQPILPHQGYGGGDDGGFEGHGNRGSGRGKLWILAVLAVIAIAAGVALALNGGGGNGGGGGTTQSPTTSQTKDDETASESPSDEPTDEPTEEQTDDGTSNGGTSWTPSSQPSYTPSQTPSETATEPTGEPTTEEPTDEPTDTAEPTDTAEPTDTSGGDTGNPDGT
- a CDS encoding phosphotransferase — its product is MPHAPPLSALLSQYAAGSAVACEPVEQGLLNRGYRLRTTRGRYFLKHHFDPDTADPAAIERRHRATQRLADLGVPVAPPLAGRDGRTVAVVGGHAYALHPWIEGRHRHGGQLTPEQCARLGALLGAVHAALERVMPPKGRTRPATSPHPVRSADPTATFALIDELLTRVRRHRPADSFDELARHRLLERRALLEQHAHRRPPNGARVGWVHGDFHPFNLLYQGDAPAAIVDWDRLGVQPRAEEAVRAAAIFFVRPAGALDLPKVRAYARAYRRAAGATPSELAAAVHRVWWERLNDFWMLRWHYERGDTRADPQFPAASALAVWWTREYETVCDAFAG
- a CDS encoding response regulator; this translates as MRENGKITVFLLDDHEVVRRGVHELLSVEDDIEVVGEAGTAADALVRIPATRPDVAVLDVRLPDGSGVEVCREIRSRDEDVKCLMLTSFADDEALFDAIMAGAAGYVLKAIRGNELLSAVRDVAAGKSLLDPVATARVLERLRDGGTAKGDDRLAHLTDQERKILDLIGEGLTNRVIGERLHLAEKTIKNYVSSLLSKLGMERRSQAAAYVARMQAERQRH
- the pdhA gene encoding pyruvate dehydrogenase (acetyl-transferring) E1 component subunit alpha, translating into MTVESTAARKPRRSAGTKKSPSTEPELVQLLTPEGERVKNAAYDKYVAGITPDELRGLYRDMVLTRRFDAEATSLQRQGELGLWASLLGQEAAQIGSGRATREDDYVFPTYREHGVAWCRGVPPENLLGMFRGVNNGGWDPNSNNFQLYTIVIGSQTLHATGYAMGITKDGADSAVIAYFGDGASSQGDVAESFTFSAVYNAPVVFFCQNNQWAISEPTEKQTRVPLYQRAQGFGFPGVRVDGNDVLACLAVTKWALERARAGEGPTLVEAFTYRMGAHTTSDDPTRYRGDEERQSWEAKDPILRLRRYLEASNHADEGFFAELEAESEALGRRVREAVRAMPDPDHFALFEHAYADGHALVDEERAQFAAYQASFADEGDH